The following are from one region of the Geoalkalibacter subterraneus genome:
- a CDS encoding translocation/assembly module TamB domain-containing protein — MVRVFVRRILPYAFALLALLLTLLLAALFWLTMTSSGSRALLAAVSTWTPVQIQFQILDGSLWRGLTLEAAQVRWPDGEVRIGRLATRWTPLSLVRGELVVELIEADTVEVSWQESAPPAPPEAGDPFRLEWPGLEGLPLKLSARIVSLKLDDVRIAPPGAQPIAVERLHAAVQWDHGILRVESLDLRADAGAAAGDLAVGLDAPLLQLALDLRARAIEGQIASVRIESNLTAAEGRSLPSGPLRVVADMVDQPDLELEGTLVPASGRVTAENWRLRRTGVSGEVHLNGFFSWQETLPQADLQIILDQLDLEPQAGWPTLLDGTLSVSGGPDAYQGSFGLHNARPGWENLAVAGELRGDLEHLELTALNGRWLEGTFDDGRVSLNWTQGLELALQLTARGLNPELFEGAPHGDLNFMLTGEGRFAPQQPPQGWARLELAPSHLQGHALNGLVAARAEDQDLIVDELSLKGEGFAVEAQGRLQEKIGLSFIIKDAGKLLPDMAGQAEGEGWFAWAEGEPRGALVAAGEDLAYEELSIDRWLLDVEWPGMNRPLRGDARVEGLMTRVLALEEVTAGLTGVPDDHELRLAADWGTGQAQALVQGSLRDQQWQGVIERLEGEEADLGHWQSLKPVVLQLSAQQARIADLVLESSLGGELAADAELSFSPLRGEIEGAWRKLSLAHFNPWIAALQLEGESSGDLQWLLDGAEQMDLYADLRATATVQHGSEDLVLDEVLVELAWDRQGLELDGQVDFGIGGLVSLAAESPQSGRLALPDPLDFRVSWDNFLLEKLEGFVPAGVQLEGEWLGRLEGRLGPGNILAVEGTSLVSEGLLRRRDEDGEWSVALRQAEVLWQWRDETLQGELDLALGDFGEATATFQLPLPARLITAFEDEGAVSVQAQAHMREQGLLEMLLPGLAEDIAGELALDAQVGGTWQEPRWQGDFSLMKAGATLPAAGLVLDDIEVAGRIVERRIEVERLQVRSGPGVLTGRAQLDLGDFSAPVYTGEIKGSKVQVMNLPELQIQVSPDLTFRGRPDALAVSGKVHVPVFLVYDWQNEGMVKPSSDVEIVGKQSEPEPARPFDLDLDVNVTLGERVILKAMGLDARLEGGLTLVTNERRDFIGQGEIRVAQGHYAAYGLKLPITRGRLLFAGGPVDRPGLDILALRKVGEVRAGVQVTGTARAPRVKLYSEPGMPDTDILSYIVLGRPLGESGGQTDVLMLAAGALLSQGESAALQDKLKRRLGIDVIEVESGTGDVEASMLTVGKYLTPDLYVSFGQALFGEASVARMRYSLSEKWDFESQFGTVSGADLYYKIHFD; from the coding sequence ATGGTAAGAGTTTTTGTAAGACGCATACTGCCTTATGCCTTTGCTCTGCTGGCACTGCTGCTGACGCTGCTGTTGGCGGCGCTGTTCTGGTTGACGATGACATCCTCTGGTTCCAGGGCCCTTTTGGCAGCAGTCTCCACCTGGACACCTGTTCAAATCCAATTCCAGATCCTTGATGGTTCGCTGTGGCGTGGTCTGACTCTTGAAGCGGCGCAGGTGCGCTGGCCCGATGGAGAAGTCCGCATCGGACGACTGGCGACGCGTTGGACGCCCCTGTCCCTGGTGCGGGGTGAGCTGGTGGTTGAGCTGATCGAAGCCGACACCGTCGAGGTCTCCTGGCAGGAGAGCGCCCCCCCAGCGCCCCCCGAGGCGGGGGATCCCTTTCGGCTTGAATGGCCGGGTCTGGAGGGGCTCCCGCTCAAGCTCAGCGCCCGGATCGTTTCTCTGAAGCTGGACGATGTGCGGATCGCGCCGCCGGGTGCGCAGCCCATAGCGGTGGAACGGCTTCACGCCGCGGTGCAATGGGATCATGGGATACTGCGGGTGGAATCCCTTGATCTGCGCGCCGACGCTGGGGCGGCGGCCGGCGATCTGGCTGTCGGGCTGGATGCGCCGCTGCTGCAGCTCGCCCTCGATCTGCGGGCGAGGGCGATCGAAGGGCAGATCGCGTCGGTACGGATTGAGAGCAACCTGACGGCTGCCGAAGGGCGGTCGCTGCCATCGGGTCCCCTGCGGGTTGTGGCCGACATGGTCGATCAGCCCGATCTGGAACTGGAAGGTACCCTTGTGCCGGCTTCCGGACGCGTTACCGCCGAGAACTGGCGACTGCGCAGAACGGGAGTTTCCGGCGAGGTGCATCTCAACGGATTTTTCTCCTGGCAGGAGACCCTCCCCCAGGCCGATCTGCAGATCATTCTCGATCAGCTTGATCTTGAACCGCAAGCCGGTTGGCCGACGCTTCTTGACGGCACCCTGTCCGTATCCGGTGGCCCCGATGCCTATCAGGGTTCATTCGGTCTGCACAATGCACGCCCCGGGTGGGAAAATCTGGCCGTGGCGGGAGAACTGCGAGGCGACCTTGAACATCTTGAGCTGACTGCACTCAACGGGCGTTGGCTCGAGGGGACGTTCGATGATGGACGCGTCAGCCTGAACTGGACACAAGGCCTCGAACTTGCCCTGCAGTTGACCGCACGCGGCCTGAACCCGGAACTGTTTGAAGGCGCGCCGCACGGTGACCTCAATTTTATGTTGACGGGTGAAGGGAGGTTCGCGCCGCAGCAGCCCCCACAGGGGTGGGCGCGACTCGAACTGGCACCCAGTCACCTGCAGGGGCATGCGCTGAATGGTCTGGTCGCTGCCCGCGCCGAGGATCAGGATCTCATTGTGGATGAGTTGAGTCTGAAAGGGGAAGGCTTTGCCGTAGAAGCCCAGGGGCGGTTGCAGGAGAAAATCGGCTTGAGCTTTATCATCAAGGACGCCGGAAAGCTCCTCCCCGATATGGCGGGTCAGGCCGAGGGGGAGGGGTGGTTCGCCTGGGCTGAGGGAGAGCCGCGAGGCGCGCTGGTCGCGGCAGGTGAAGATCTGGCCTATGAAGAGCTGAGCATTGACCGCTGGTTGCTCGATGTCGAGTGGCCCGGCATGAATCGCCCTTTGCGTGGTGATGCCCGGGTGGAAGGTCTGATGACCCGGGTTCTGGCTCTGGAGGAGGTCACGGCTGGTCTGACAGGGGTGCCGGATGACCATGAATTGAGGCTGGCGGCTGACTGGGGGACCGGGCAGGCGCAGGCGCTGGTACAGGGCTCCCTGCGGGATCAGCAGTGGCAGGGGGTCATCGAACGGCTGGAAGGCGAAGAGGCGGACCTGGGCCATTGGCAAAGCCTCAAACCCGTTGTGCTTCAGCTCTCCGCACAGCAGGCGCGGATTGCCGATCTGGTGCTTGAATCCAGCCTCGGCGGTGAACTGGCTGCTGACGCCGAGCTGTCCTTTTCGCCTCTGCGGGGCGAGATCGAAGGGGCCTGGCGCAAACTTTCTCTGGCGCATTTCAACCCCTGGATTGCGGCGCTTCAACTCGAGGGAGAGAGTTCCGGCGATCTGCAATGGCTGTTGGACGGGGCTGAGCAGATGGATCTCTATGCAGATCTGCGGGCGACGGCTACGGTGCAGCATGGCAGTGAGGATCTGGTGCTGGATGAAGTGCTGGTGGAGCTGGCCTGGGACCGCCAGGGGCTTGAGCTCGACGGACAGGTTGATTTTGGTATTGGTGGCCTGGTCAGTCTTGCCGCAGAATCCCCGCAATCGGGGCGGCTTGCCCTGCCTGACCCCCTGGATTTCCGGGTTTCCTGGGACAATTTTCTGCTAGAGAAACTCGAAGGGTTCGTGCCGGCTGGAGTTCAGCTTGAGGGCGAATGGCTGGGACGTCTTGAGGGGCGCCTCGGGCCCGGCAACATTTTAGCTGTGGAGGGGACCAGCCTGGTTTCCGAGGGACTTCTGCGCCGCCGGGACGAGGACGGCGAGTGGTCCGTTGCGCTGCGGCAGGCCGAGGTCCTCTGGCAGTGGCGCGACGAAACTCTGCAGGGCGAACTCGATCTGGCCCTGGGCGATTTCGGCGAGGCGACGGCGACCTTTCAACTGCCGCTGCCCGCGCGACTTATCACCGCATTCGAAGACGAAGGAGCGGTGAGTGTACAGGCGCAGGCTCACATGCGCGAGCAGGGCCTGCTTGAGATGCTGCTGCCCGGCCTCGCTGAAGACATTGCCGGGGAGCTGGCCCTTGATGCTCAGGTTGGCGGCACTTGGCAGGAGCCGCGCTGGCAGGGCGATTTTTCGCTGATGAAGGCTGGAGCCACCCTGCCGGCCGCCGGTCTGGTGCTCGATGACATCGAGGTCGCCGGGCGCATCGTCGAGCGACGTATCGAAGTGGAGCGCCTGCAGGTGCGCTCGGGGCCGGGGGTGTTGACCGGCCGCGCTCAACTTGACCTGGGAGATTTCTCCGCCCCTGTTTATACGGGCGAGATCAAGGGGAGCAAAGTGCAGGTGATGAACCTGCCGGAGTTGCAGATCCAGGTCTCTCCCGACCTGACTTTTCGCGGGCGCCCTGATGCGCTCGCGGTGAGTGGCAAAGTGCATGTTCCTGTTTTTCTTGTCTACGACTGGCAGAATGAGGGGATGGTCAAGCCCAGCAGCGATGTGGAGATTGTCGGCAAACAGAGTGAGCCGGAGCCTGCCAGGCCTTTCGACCTGGATCTCGATGTCAATGTGACGCTCGGCGAACGCGTCATTCTGAAGGCCATGGGGCTTGATGCGCGACTCGAAGGCGGGTTGACGCTGGTGACCAATGAACGGCGCGATTTTATCGGTCAGGGGGAGATCCGTGTCGCGCAGGGGCATTACGCGGCCTATGGCCTCAAGCTGCCCATTACTCGCGGTCGGCTGCTGTTCGCCGGCGGGCCGGTGGACCGCCCCGGTCTCGACATCCTGGCGTTGCGAAAGGTAGGCGAGGTGCGCGCCGGGGTGCAGGTGACCGGCACGGCTCGAGCGCCCCGGGTCAAGCTCTACTCCGAACCGGGCATGCCCGACACCGACATCCTCTCCTATATTGTTCTCGGGCGCCCCCTGGGAGAAAGCGGCGGACAGACCGATGTGCTGATGCTGGCGGCGGGCGCTCTGCTGTCACAGGGAGAATCGGCAGCGCTGCAGGACAAACTCAAGCGGCGCCTGGGGATTGATGTCATCGAGGTGGAAAGCGGCACTGGCGATGTAGAGGCCTCCATGTTGACGGTGGGTAAATACCTGACCCCCGATCTCTACGTGAGTTTCGGTCAGGCGTTGTTTGGCGAAGCGAGCGTGGCGCGAATGCGTTACAGCCTGAGCGAGAAGTGGGATTTTGAATCCCAGTTTGGAACCGTCAGCGGCGCTGATCTCTATTACAAGATCCACTTCGATTGA
- a CDS encoding DUF3488 domain-containing protein: MSTSTAQAFNALIERLANRTLQGKVRTVKLAVTGLLMPVAAIPLVALLFVVLPRTQVPLWNFVNLSGSAMAGYSDAVRPGSSSNEIATGNRTALRVHSENLPPEALYWRGTVFNYIDGENWKRRTPPK, from the coding sequence ATGTCGACATCAACCGCACAGGCATTCAACGCGCTGATTGAACGGCTCGCCAACCGGACCCTGCAGGGTAAGGTGCGCACCGTCAAGCTGGCCGTCACCGGGCTGCTGATGCCGGTCGCCGCCATCCCCCTGGTGGCGCTGCTTTTTGTGGTCCTGCCCCGCACCCAGGTCCCGTTGTGGAATTTTGTCAACCTCTCAGGCAGTGCCATGGCGGGATACAGTGATGCGGTGCGTCCCGGCAGCAGTTCAAACGAGATCGCAACCGGCAACCGTACCGCTCTGCGCGTCCACAGTGAAAACCTGCCGCCGGAAGCCCTTTACTGGCGCGGTACGGTTTTCAATTATATCGACGGGGAGAACTGGAAACGCAGAACGCCGCCCAAATAA
- the folK gene encoding 2-amino-4-hydroxy-6-hydroxymethyldihydropteridine diphosphokinase produces the protein MESTFIALGSNKGDREANLRGARDFLQRSEGINLLASSALYETEPVGGPPEQGLYLNAVLAATTTLTARALLELCLQVEASFRRMRSEPMAPRTLDLDILFYGDHIIDEPDLVIPHPRLHERAFVLVPLRDLAPDLVHPLLKKAVRRLLGDFEPVEERKVRLWADQW, from the coding sequence ATGGAAAGTACCTTTATCGCCCTGGGCTCCAATAAAGGCGACCGCGAGGCCAATCTGCGCGGAGCCCGGGATTTTCTGCAGCGCAGTGAAGGCATTAACCTGCTGGCTTCTTCGGCTCTTTATGAGACCGAACCGGTCGGCGGGCCGCCTGAGCAGGGCCTCTATCTCAACGCAGTGCTGGCCGCCACCACCACCTTGACGGCACGGGCGCTGCTTGAGCTGTGCCTGCAGGTCGAAGCGAGTTTCCGGCGGATGCGCAGCGAGCCCATGGCGCCGCGGACTCTTGACCTGGATATCCTGTTCTACGGGGACCACATCATTGACGAGCCCGATCTTGTCATCCCCCATCCGCGGCTGCATGAGCGCGCTTTTGTGCTGGTGCCGCTGCGTGATCTGGCGCCGGATCTGGTTCATCCGCTGTTGAAAAAGGCGGTGCGCCGCCTGCTGGGCGATTTTGAACCCGTAGAAGAACGCAAAGTACGCCTGTGGGCGGATCAATGGTGA
- a CDS encoding PP0621 family protein, translating into MLVRLLILALLAFLGYTLWTALRRSISSDSPDGTPRPSTSRRGEEMVQDPHCGTYVPRHEAIEERSRGGTLYFCSTACRDAYRKQK; encoded by the coding sequence ATGCTGGTTCGGCTGCTGATTCTGGCGTTGCTGGCATTTCTGGGCTATACCCTGTGGACGGCCCTGCGGCGCTCTATTTCCAGCGATTCCCCGGACGGGACTCCGCGCCCCTCTACCAGCCGACGTGGCGAGGAGATGGTGCAGGATCCGCACTGCGGAACCTATGTGCCCCGTCATGAGGCGATCGAGGAGCGCAGCCGCGGGGGGACCCTGTATTTCTGTTCCACGGCCTGCCGCGACGCCTACCGAAAACAGAAGTGA
- the fsa gene encoding fructose-6-phosphate aldolase gives MKFFIDTADVDEIRRAHDLGLVDGVTTNPSLVAKSGREFKDVIKEISAIVNGPISAEVIATDAEGMIREGRELVKINPDNIVIKVPMTEDGLKATRVFSEEGIRTNVTLVFSPLQALLAAKAGASYISPFVGRLDDVGHDGMEGIDEIRTILDNYGYPAEIIVASVRSPLHVLRAALIGADICTIPFGVIMQLCKHPLTDIGIEKFLADWGKQGI, from the coding sequence GTGAAATTTTTTATCGATACCGCTGATGTCGATGAAATCCGCCGCGCCCATGATCTCGGGCTGGTCGACGGTGTGACCACCAACCCGTCGCTGGTCGCCAAAAGCGGACGTGAATTCAAGGATGTTATCAAGGAAATTTCCGCCATCGTCAACGGCCCCATCTCCGCTGAAGTCATTGCCACCGATGCCGAGGGAATGATTCGAGAGGGGCGTGAACTGGTGAAGATCAACCCGGACAACATTGTGATCAAGGTGCCCATGACTGAAGACGGCCTCAAGGCCACCCGCGTCTTCAGCGAAGAGGGGATCCGCACCAACGTCACGCTGGTATTCAGCCCTCTGCAGGCGCTGCTTGCAGCCAAAGCCGGCGCCTCCTATATTTCGCCGTTCGTGGGGCGGCTGGACGACGTCGGCCATGACGGCATGGAAGGGATCGACGAAATCCGCACCATTCTCGACAATTACGGCTATCCGGCTGAAATCATTGTCGCCTCGGTGCGCTCGCCGCTGCATGTGCTGCGCGCGGCCCTGATCGGTGCCGACATCTGCACCATCCCCTTCGGCGTAATCATGCAGCTGTGCAAGCATCCCCTGACTGACATCGGCATTGAAAAGTTCCTGGCCGATTGGGGCAAGCAAGGAATCTGA
- the sucC gene encoding ADP-forming succinate--CoA ligase subunit beta, translating into MNIHEYQAKAILRDFGVSVPDGHVVYNSNSARDWARRLGDGPWAVKAQIHAGGRGKGGGIKIARTPDEVKQYAREMFGMTLVTPQTGPEGKVVKRVLVESACDIADEFYLSFLVDRATAKVTLMVSAEGGVDIEQVAEKTPEKILLEPIDPAIGMTAFQARKIAFKLGFGMPQVKQAVSMLGNLYRAFTEADCSLLEINPLVLTGDGNLLCLDAKLNFDDNALFRHLRIRDLRDYDEEDPMEIEAGQYDLSYIALDGNIGCLVNGAGLAMATMDIIKHYGGEPANFLDVGGGATIERVTEAFKIILSDENVKGILVNIFGGIMKCDVIATGVIEAAHQVGVKVPLVVRLEGTNVDKGKQMLAESGLNIIAADGMADAAEKIVKAVHGTQ; encoded by the coding sequence ATGAACATTCATGAGTATCAGGCCAAGGCCATCCTGCGCGACTTCGGGGTCTCGGTGCCCGACGGGCATGTGGTCTACAACAGCAATTCCGCCCGTGACTGGGCACGGCGGCTCGGCGACGGGCCCTGGGCGGTCAAGGCGCAGATCCACGCCGGCGGGCGCGGCAAGGGTGGCGGCATCAAGATCGCCCGCACCCCCGATGAGGTCAAGCAGTACGCCCGCGAAATGTTTGGCATGACGCTGGTGACTCCGCAGACCGGCCCGGAAGGCAAGGTTGTCAAGCGGGTGCTGGTGGAGAGCGCCTGCGATATCGCGGATGAATTCTATCTTTCCTTCCTGGTCGACCGCGCCACCGCCAAGGTGACCCTGATGGTGTCGGCCGAAGGGGGTGTCGATATCGAACAGGTCGCGGAAAAAACTCCTGAAAAGATCCTGCTCGAACCGATCGATCCGGCCATCGGCATGACGGCTTTCCAGGCGCGTAAAATCGCGTTCAAGCTGGGGTTCGGCATGCCGCAGGTCAAGCAGGCGGTATCTATGCTCGGCAATCTTTATCGCGCCTTTACAGAAGCGGATTGCTCGCTGCTCGAGATCAATCCGCTGGTCCTCACCGGTGACGGCAATCTGCTGTGCCTTGATGCCAAGCTCAATTTTGACGACAACGCCCTGTTCCGTCATCTGCGTATTCGCGACCTGCGCGATTACGACGAAGAGGACCCCATGGAGATCGAAGCCGGTCAGTATGATCTCTCCTATATCGCCCTCGACGGCAATATCGGCTGCCTGGTCAACGGCGCGGGCCTGGCCATGGCCACCATGGACATCATCAAGCACTACGGCGGCGAGCCGGCCAACTTCCTCGATGTCGGCGGCGGGGCCACTATCGAGCGTGTCACCGAAGCGTTCAAAATCATCCTCTCCGATGAAAACGTCAAAGGGATCCTGGTGAATATCTTCGGCGGCATCATGAAGTGCGACGTCATCGCCACCGGCGTCATCGAGGCGGCTCATCAGGTCGGCGTCAAGGTCCCCCTGGTTGTACGTCTGGAGGGCACCAATGTCGATAAGGGCAAGCAGATGCTCGCTGAATCTGGGCTCAATATCATCGCCGCCGACGGCATGGCCGATGCGGCGGAGAAGATCGTCAAGGCCGTGCATGGCACGCAGTAG
- the sucD gene encoding succinate--CoA ligase subunit alpha, giving the protein MSILIDKDTRVITQGITGATGLFHAQGARDYGTQMVGGVTPGKGGTTIDGFPVFDTVEQAVRETGADASVIYVPPIGAADAMMEAVDAGISLVICITEGVPVLDMVKVKHYMRGRDSRLIGPNCPGVITPGQCKIGIMPGYIHRPGPVGVVSRSGTLTYEAVWQLSTRDIGQSTCVGIGGDPVNGTSHLEVLEMFEQDPGTEAVIMIGEIGGDAEEAAAEYVRDHMSKPVAAFIAGATAPKGKRMGHAGAIISGGKGDAGSKKNFLRECGLSVADSPAEMAEALLKIWTP; this is encoded by the coding sequence ATGAGTATTCTGATCGATAAGGACACCCGGGTCATCACTCAGGGGATCACCGGCGCGACCGGCCTGTTTCATGCGCAGGGCGCACGCGACTACGGCACGCAGATGGTGGGCGGGGTCACTCCCGGCAAGGGGGGCACCACCATCGACGGTTTTCCGGTCTTTGATACGGTGGAGCAGGCGGTGCGTGAAACCGGCGCCGATGCCTCCGTCATCTATGTGCCGCCGATCGGTGCTGCGGACGCGATGATGGAAGCGGTCGATGCAGGGATCTCCCTGGTGATCTGTATCACCGAGGGGGTGCCGGTGCTCGATATGGTCAAGGTGAAGCACTATATGAGGGGGCGTGATTCCCGGCTTATCGGCCCCAACTGCCCCGGCGTGATCACCCCCGGGCAATGCAAGATCGGCATCATGCCCGGGTATATTCACCGCCCCGGTCCCGTGGGCGTCGTTTCGCGATCCGGCACCCTGACCTACGAGGCCGTGTGGCAGCTCTCCACCCGCGATATCGGCCAGAGCACCTGCGTCGGGATTGGCGGCGACCCGGTCAATGGCACCAGCCATCTTGAGGTGCTGGAGATGTTCGAGCAGGATCCCGGCACCGAGGCGGTGATCATGATCGGCGAGATCGGTGGAGATGCCGAGGAAGCGGCCGCGGAATATGTCCGCGACCACATGAGCAAGCCGGTGGCCGCCTTTATCGCCGGGGCGACCGCACCCAAAGGCAAGCGCATGGGACATGCCGGGGCCATTATCTCAGGCGGCAAAGGAGATGCGGGCAGCAAAAAGAACTTTCTACGCGAATGCGGACTGTCGGTTGCCGACAGCCCCGCCGAGATGGCCGAGGCCCTGCTCAAGATCTGGACTCCTTGA
- a CDS encoding glycogen synthase: MSEKMKILIAASEAVPFVKTGGLADVAGVLPRYLEQLGFDSCLVLPRYALIDPDAFSLERLPGVLTVPMGVLGQQFAAVYRGAIPGCSAPVYFIEHEGYFGRAGLYEENGEGYPDNGERFVFFSKACLELGKLTGFRPDVIHLHDWHTAAIAPLLNTAYRFDPIVGEAASVLTLHNLQHQGWAPKDLMEVLGIGWAHFNYLELEMHDKVNLLKGGIYHATQLCTVSEGYAREIQTPAYGEGLDGVLRDCNWKLHGILNGVDYDEWNPETDPMLAARYSVDDLSGKAVCKKDLQQLFGLPRREDVPVFGLVSRLVKQKGIDILAAAIDRILALDLQMVLVGNGEPWTHFFFGDVAAAHPDKFACFIGYDNVRAHKVEAGADFFLMPSRFEPCGLNQMYSLRYGTPPIVRATGGLDDSVENYDAKARTGTGFKFLDPTPEALYDTVGWAVHTWYNDQEGLDCLIRNGMTRRFSWQAAARKYGRLYRRAAEWER, from the coding sequence ATGAGCGAAAAAATGAAGATCCTGATCGCCGCTTCCGAGGCGGTGCCCTTTGTCAAAACCGGCGGATTGGCCGATGTGGCGGGCGTTCTGCCCCGTTACCTGGAACAGCTTGGGTTCGATTCCTGTCTGGTGCTGCCCCGTTATGCCCTTATCGATCCCGATGCTTTTTCCCTGGAACGTCTGCCGGGAGTGCTGACGGTTCCCATGGGCGTACTCGGACAGCAGTTCGCTGCGGTCTACCGGGGCGCGATTCCCGGCTGTTCAGCGCCAGTTTATTTCATTGAACATGAAGGGTATTTCGGTCGTGCCGGCCTGTATGAAGAAAATGGCGAAGGATACCCCGACAATGGAGAGCGCTTTGTCTTTTTCTCCAAGGCCTGTCTCGAACTGGGGAAATTGACCGGTTTTCGCCCCGATGTGATTCACCTGCACGACTGGCATACGGCGGCGATTGCTCCGCTGCTCAACACCGCCTATCGCTTCGACCCGATAGTGGGGGAGGCCGCCAGCGTGCTGACGCTGCACAACCTCCAGCATCAGGGCTGGGCCCCTAAGGATCTGATGGAGGTGCTCGGCATCGGCTGGGCGCATTTCAATTATCTCGAACTCGAGATGCACGACAAGGTGAATCTTCTCAAGGGGGGGATTTATCACGCCACCCAGCTGTGTACGGTGAGCGAAGGGTATGCGCGCGAAATTCAGACACCGGCTTACGGAGAGGGGCTTGACGGGGTGCTGCGCGACTGCAACTGGAAGCTGCACGGCATTCTCAACGGGGTGGATTACGATGAATGGAATCCCGAGACCGACCCGATGCTGGCGGCGCGCTACTCGGTGGATGACCTGTCCGGCAAGGCCGTCTGCAAAAAAGACCTCCAGCAGCTCTTCGGCCTGCCGCGGCGTGAGGATGTGCCGGTATTCGGTCTGGTTTCAAGATTGGTCAAACAGAAAGGGATCGATATTCTGGCGGCCGCCATCGACCGCATTCTGGCGCTTGATCTGCAGATGGTGCTGGTCGGCAACGGCGAGCCCTGGACGCATTTCTTCTTCGGCGATGTCGCAGCGGCACACCCTGACAAGTTCGCCTGTTTCATCGGTTACGACAATGTCCGCGCTCACAAGGTGGAGGCGGGGGCCGATTTCTTCCTGATGCCGTCGCGCTTCGAGCCCTGCGGGCTCAACCAGATGTACAGCCTGCGTTACGGCACTCCGCCTATCGTGCGGGCGACCGGCGGTCTGGACGACAGTGTCGAAAATTACGATGCGAAAGCGCGCACCGGCACCGGCTTCAAGTTTCTCGATCCAACCCCCGAGGCGCTTTACGACACCGTCGGCTGGGCCGTGCATACCTGGTACAACGATCAGGAAGGGCTCGATTGCTTGATCCGCAACGGCATGACGCGTCGCTTCAGCTGGCAAGCCGCCGCCCGCAAGTATGGTCGTCTGTACCGCCGGGCGGCAGAGTGGGAGCGCTGA
- a CDS encoding L,D-transpeptidase family protein produces MKKKISTEFVGHLTLLLFLLLLPSLSAARTAAQADLVVVQKSQRQLQLIAEGRILRTFPIALGKNPVGHKQYEGDGRTPEGHYVLDWRNPSSRFYKSIHISYPNRRDYERALRRGQEPGHAIMIHGIPNEFAQAPELFEAIDWTEGCIAVSNDAIEEIWRMVANNTPIEIYP; encoded by the coding sequence ATGAAAAAAAAGATCTCAACCGAGTTTGTCGGACATTTGACTCTTCTGCTGTTCCTGCTCCTCTTACCGTCCCTGTCGGCGGCACGAACCGCCGCGCAAGCGGATCTGGTCGTCGTGCAGAAATCCCAGCGTCAACTGCAATTAATCGCTGAGGGTCGCATCCTGCGAACCTTTCCGATCGCGCTGGGGAAAAATCCGGTCGGGCATAAACAGTACGAAGGCGATGGCCGCACTCCCGAAGGGCATTATGTCCTGGACTGGCGCAATCCCAGCAGCCGCTTCTACAAATCGATCCACATCTCCTACCCCAATCGCCGGGACTATGAACGGGCCCTGCGCCGCGGCCAAGAGCCGGGCCACGCCATCATGATTCACGGCATCCCCAACGAATTTGCCCAGGCTCCGGAGCTTTTCGAGGCCATCGACTGGACCGAAGGATGTATTGCGGTCAGCAACGATGCAATTGAGGAAATCTGGCGTATGGTGGCAAATAACACACCAATTGAGATTTACCCTTAA